Proteins from a single region of Sphingopyxis sp. BSN-002:
- a CDS encoding glutathione S-transferase family protein, with translation MNPTITAFENSPDEGEGMARDMPVRWAFEEVGQSYDVRLVSFAGMKQPAHVALHPFGQIPTYEAGGLTLFESGAIVLHIAGLRPGLLPADAGARARAISWMFAALSTVEPPIVDREVAWFTERDKSWYDERAAAIEERIRSRLGDLSRRLGDAEWLDGDFSAGDLLMISVLRRIEDVPLLGEYPNLAAYVARGKARPAFRRAFEAQYAVFLAAKG, from the coding sequence ATGAATCCGACCATCACCGCTTTCGAAAACTCGCCCGACGAAGGCGAGGGCATGGCGCGCGACATGCCGGTACGCTGGGCGTTCGAAGAAGTCGGTCAGTCCTATGACGTGCGGCTGGTCTCATTCGCGGGGATGAAACAGCCCGCGCATGTCGCGCTGCACCCGTTCGGGCAGATCCCGACCTATGAGGCGGGCGGCCTGACCTTGTTCGAGTCGGGCGCGATCGTGCTCCATATTGCCGGGTTGCGTCCGGGTCTGCTGCCTGCCGACGCCGGTGCACGGGCGCGTGCGATCAGCTGGATGTTCGCGGCGCTGAGCACGGTCGAGCCGCCCATCGTCGACCGCGAGGTCGCATGGTTCACCGAACGCGACAAAAGCTGGTACGACGAGCGTGCCGCGGCGATCGAAGAGCGTATCCGCAGCCGGCTGGGCGACCTGTCGCGCCGACTGGGCGACGCCGAATGGCTCGATGGCGATTTCAGCGCGGGCGACCTGCTGATGATTTCGGTCCTGCGGCGGATCGAGGATGTGCCGCTGCTCGGCGAATATCCGAACCTTGCCGCCTATGTCGCGCGCGGCAAGGCGCGGCCGGCGTTCCGGCGCGCGTTCGAGGCGCAATATGCGGTGTTCCTCGCCGCTAAAGGCTGA
- a CDS encoding DNA cytosine methyltransferase has protein sequence MILQAVDLFAGGGGLTVGLKTAGFKVSSAVECDSHASSTYSINHPEVKLHCDDIRDVMPESILSDAGGKVDLIAGCPPCQGFTSLTSKYRRYDPRNDLIDEMKRLVVACKPMAVMMENVPGLAKKGKSRLSSFIEDLENMGYKVNYDVLQVADYGTPQFRRRLVLFAGLGFEIKMPEAVYDRQGANGKPKWKTVRDVIGGLPAAKAFKRNTIKEGTKVADWHYVRNMSDINLQRLSHAKPGGSWKDIPESLRVPCHQGEYTGFSNVYGRMEWNQTPPTMTGGCTTLSKGRFGHPEQLRTISVKEAALIQEFPESYLISSNHMDKVCNIIGNALPCGFAAAMSAHARSAIIQHLQM, from the coding sequence ATGATCCTGCAGGCCGTAGATTTGTTTGCTGGCGGCGGAGGGTTGACCGTGGGCCTCAAAACGGCTGGCTTTAAAGTTTCGTCTGCCGTCGAGTGCGATAGTCATGCATCAAGCACATATTCGATCAATCATCCCGAAGTTAAGTTGCATTGCGACGATATCAGGGACGTAATGCCAGAATCTATATTGTCGGATGCTGGTGGAAAGGTCGACCTAATTGCTGGATGCCCTCCTTGCCAAGGATTTACAAGCTTAACGTCTAAATATCGTCGATATGATCCGAGAAATGATCTTATTGATGAAATGAAAAGATTGGTCGTAGCTTGCAAGCCAATGGCTGTGATGATGGAAAATGTTCCGGGTCTAGCAAAAAAAGGAAAATCAAGACTTAGTAGCTTCATAGAAGATCTAGAGAATATGGGCTATAAGGTGAATTATGACGTTCTACAGGTAGCTGACTATGGTACACCGCAGTTTCGGCGTCGGCTGGTTTTGTTTGCGGGACTTGGGTTTGAAATAAAGATGCCTGAAGCGGTCTATGACAGGCAAGGTGCTAACGGAAAACCGAAATGGAAGACGGTTAGAGATGTTATTGGTGGCTTGCCTGCAGCTAAAGCGTTCAAACGCAATACGATCAAGGAAGGTACGAAGGTCGCGGATTGGCACTATGTTCGAAATATGAGCGATATAAATTTGCAACGGCTTTCTCATGCTAAACCGGGTGGATCATGGAAGGACATTCCCGAAAGTCTGCGTGTGCCTTGCCATCAGGGCGAGTATACGGGCTTTTCGAATGTCTATGGACGAATGGAGTGGAATCAAACGCCTCCTACGATGACCGGCGGCTGCACAACGCTCAGCAAAGGTAGGTTCGGTCACCCAGAGCAATTGCGTACGATTTCTGTTAAGGAGGCGGCACTGATCCAAGAGTTTCCCGAAAGCTACCTTATATCGAGCAATCATATGGATAAGGTGTGCAATATTATCGGAAATGCGTTGCCGTGCGGGTTTGCAGCGGCGATGTCGGCTCACGCGCGTAGCGCGATCATTCAGCATTTGCAGATGTAG
- the lepA gene encoding translation elongation factor 4: protein MTTPLSHIRNFSIIAHIDHGKSTLADRLIQFTGGLTAREMSAQVLDNMDIEKERGITIKAQTVRLKYKAHDGETYELNLMDTPGHVDFAYEVSRSLAACEGALLVVDAAQGVEAQTLANVYQSIEHDHEIVPVINKIDLPAADVDKVKAEIEDIIGLPADDAVLASAKSGIGIEECLEAIVTKIPPPKGDAAAPLLAMLVDSWYDPYLGVVILVRVVDGVLKKGQQIKFMQAGTTHLIDRVGCFTPKREELTEIGPGEIGFITAQIKDVAQARVGDTVTDAKKPAANPLPGFKEVQPVVFCGLFPTDANDFEKLRESIQKLRLNDASFSFEMESSAALGFGFRCGFLGLLHLEIIQERLTREYDLDLITTAPSVVYKLKLSHTKNEAAKEIELHNPADMPDPNRIDEIEEPWIEAVIYVPDDYLGPILKLCQDRRGVQKNLTYVGGRAQITYELPLNEVVFDFYDRLKSISRGYASFDYHQIGHRAGDLVKMSILVNNEPVDALSMIVHRGSAESRGRGMCERLKDLIPRHMFKIPIQAAIGGKVIARETIAALRKDVTAKCYGGDATRKKKLLEKQKEGKKRMREYGNVNIPQEAFIAALRMGDDA, encoded by the coding sequence ATGACAACTCCTCTTTCGCATATTCGTAACTTCTCGATCATCGCGCATATCGACCATGGCAAGTCGACGCTCGCCGACCGGCTGATCCAGTTCACCGGGGGGCTGACCGCGCGCGAGATGTCGGCGCAAGTCCTTGATAATATGGACATCGAGAAGGAGCGCGGGATCACGATCAAGGCGCAGACGGTGCGCCTGAAGTACAAGGCGCACGACGGCGAGACGTACGAGCTCAACCTGATGGACACGCCCGGCCACGTCGACTTCGCCTATGAAGTGTCGCGCAGCCTCGCGGCGTGCGAGGGCGCGCTGCTCGTCGTCGACGCGGCGCAGGGGGTCGAGGCGCAGACGCTGGCGAACGTCTATCAGTCGATCGAGCATGATCACGAGATCGTGCCCGTCATCAACAAGATAGATCTGCCCGCGGCCGACGTCGACAAGGTGAAGGCCGAGATCGAGGACATCATCGGGCTGCCCGCCGACGACGCGGTGCTCGCGTCGGCGAAGTCGGGGATCGGCATCGAGGAATGCCTCGAGGCGATCGTCACCAAGATCCCGCCGCCGAAGGGCGACGCCGCGGCGCCGCTGCTCGCGATGCTCGTCGACAGCTGGTACGACCCGTACCTCGGCGTCGTCATCCTCGTCCGCGTCGTCGACGGGGTGCTGAAAAAAGGCCAGCAGATCAAGTTCATGCAGGCGGGAACCACCCACCTGATCGACCGCGTCGGCTGTTTCACGCCGAAGCGCGAGGAGCTGACCGAGATCGGCCCGGGCGAGATCGGCTTCATCACCGCGCAGATCAAGGACGTCGCGCAGGCGCGCGTCGGCGACACGGTGACCGACGCGAAGAAACCCGCCGCGAACCCGCTGCCGGGGTTCAAGGAAGTCCAGCCGGTCGTCTTCTGCGGCCTGTTCCCGACCGACGCGAACGACTTCGAGAAGCTGCGCGAAAGCATCCAGAAGCTCCGCCTCAACGATGCCAGTTTCTCGTTCGAGATGGAAAGCTCGGCCGCGCTCGGCTTCGGCTTCCGCTGCGGCTTCCTCGGCCTGCTCCACCTCGAGATCATTCAGGAGCGGCTGACCCGCGAATATGACCTCGACCTGATCACGACGGCGCCGTCTGTGGTCTACAAGCTGAAGCTGAGCCACACGAAGAATGAAGCGGCGAAGGAGATCGAGCTCCACAACCCCGCCGACATGCCCGACCCGAACCGCATCGACGAGATCGAGGAGCCGTGGATCGAGGCGGTGATCTATGTCCCCGACGATTATCTCGGCCCGATCCTGAAGCTGTGTCAGGACCGCCGCGGGGTGCAGAAGAACCTGACCTATGTGGGCGGCCGCGCGCAGATCACCTATGAACTGCCGCTCAACGAGGTAGTGTTCGATTTCTACGACCGGCTGAAGAGCATCAGCCGCGGCTATGCGTCGTTCGACTACCACCAGATCGGCCACCGCGCCGGCGACCTCGTGAAGATGAGCATCCTCGTCAACAACGAGCCCGTCGACGCGCTGAGCATGATCGTCCACCGCGGCAGCGCCGAAAGCCGCGGCCGCGGCATGTGCGAGCGCCTCAAGGACCTGATCCCGCGCCACATGTTCAAGATCCCGATCCAGGCCGCGATCGGCGGCAAGGTGATCGCCCGCGAAACCATCGCCGCGCTGCGCAAGGACGTGACCGCCAAATGCTACGGCGGCGACGCGACCCGCAAGAAGAAGCTCCTTGAAAAGCAGAAAGAGGGCAAGAAGCGGATGCGCGAATATGGCAACGTCAACATTCCGCAGGAGGCGTTTATCGCCGCGCTGCGGATGGGGGATGATGCCTGA
- the argH gene encoding argininosuccinate lyase, whose product MADTPDSNSMWGGRFGGGPAAIMQEINASIPVDKRLWEEDIAASRAHAAMLGATGIIATEDAVVIDRGLALIADEFAENGVPVDLSLEDIHMTVESRLKELVGEPAGRLHTARSRNDQVATDFRLWVRTACTRIDAGLKALQSALLARAEEHADSIMPGFTHLQVAQPVTLGHHLLAYVEMFGRDRSRFADARRRLNESPLGAAALAGTSFPLDREATAAALGFDRPMANSIDAVSDRDFALEFCASASIAAIHLSRLAEEVVIWASQPFGFVSLPDAWSTGSSIMPQKRNPDAAELVRGRAGLLLGAFQRLSVIVKGLPLTYSKDLQDDKETVFGAFDALALSLAAMTGMVETLTFRTDRMRALAASGYSTATDLADWLVREAGVPFREAHHIVGACVKRAEQLGVELSALHPGEASAIHPAVTPDALAALTVEASVASRTSYGGTAPERVRQAIAAARAALEGQD is encoded by the coding sequence ATGGCGGATACTCCGGACAGCAACAGCATGTGGGGCGGTCGCTTCGGTGGCGGACCCGCGGCGATCATGCAAGAGATTAACGCCTCGATCCCCGTCGACAAGCGCCTGTGGGAAGAGGATATCGCCGCCAGCCGCGCGCATGCCGCGATGCTGGGCGCCACCGGCATTATCGCCACCGAGGATGCCGTTGTCATCGACCGCGGCCTCGCGCTGATCGCCGACGAATTCGCCGAAAACGGCGTGCCCGTCGACCTCAGCCTCGAAGACATCCACATGACCGTCGAATCGCGGCTGAAGGAACTGGTCGGCGAGCCCGCCGGGCGGCTGCACACCGCGCGCTCGCGCAACGATCAGGTCGCGACCGATTTCCGCCTCTGGGTGCGCACCGCCTGCACGCGCATCGACGCGGGGCTGAAGGCGCTCCAGTCGGCATTGCTCGCGCGCGCCGAGGAACATGCGGACAGCATCATGCCGGGCTTCACGCATTTGCAGGTCGCGCAGCCGGTGACGCTCGGCCACCACCTGCTCGCCTATGTCGAGATGTTCGGCCGTGACCGTAGCCGTTTCGCCGATGCGCGCCGCCGCCTCAACGAATCGCCGCTCGGCGCCGCTGCACTTGCCGGGACAAGCTTTCCGCTCGACCGCGAGGCGACCGCCGCGGCGCTCGGCTTCGACCGCCCGATGGCGAACAGCATCGACGCGGTGTCCGACCGCGACTTCGCGCTCGAATTCTGCGCCTCGGCGTCGATCGCGGCGATCCACCTGTCGCGCCTTGCCGAAGAGGTCGTGATCTGGGCGAGCCAGCCCTTTGGCTTCGTCAGCCTGCCCGACGCCTGGTCGACCGGCAGCTCGATCATGCCGCAGAAGCGCAACCCCGACGCCGCCGAGCTCGTGCGCGGCCGTGCCGGCCTGCTGCTCGGCGCCTTCCAGCGTCTGTCGGTGATCGTGAAGGGCCTGCCGCTCACCTATTCGAAGGATCTGCAGGACGACAAGGAAACGGTGTTCGGCGCCTTCGACGCGCTCGCGCTGTCGCTCGCGGCGATGACGGGTATGGTCGAAACGCTGACCTTCCGCACCGACCGGATGCGCGCGCTGGCCGCCTCCGGCTATTCGACCGCGACCGATCTCGCCGACTGGCTGGTCCGCGAGGCGGGCGTGCCGTTCCGCGAGGCGCATCATATTGTCGGTGCCTGCGTGAAACGCGCCGAGCAACTGGGCGTTGAACTCTCGGCGCTGCATCCCGGTGAAGCCTCGGCGATCCACCCCGCTGTGACGCCCGATGCACTTGCGGCGCTTACCGTCGAGGCTTCGGTCGCCAGCCGCACCAGCTATGGCGGCACGGCGCCCGAACGGGTAAGGCAGGCCATTGCCGCGGCGCGCGCCGCGCTGGAAGGACAGGATTGA
- the lysA gene encoding diaminopimelate decarboxylase, translated as MDHFELRDGVLHAEDIPLPRIAEEIGTPVYVYSRATLERHAQVFADALKDIPRKHIAFAIKCNPNLGVLRVLARQGYGADVVSGGELERALASGMAPQDIVFSGVGKTRAELAQGLDRGIGQFNIEHEPEGVALAEIALAKEMTAPAVLRVNPDVDAGTHAKISTGKAENKFGVGIDAAPDIFGRLAALPGLQMRGVALHIGSQLTSLDPLEAAFERVGRLVADLRAAGHSITHVDLGGGLGVPYRPEDNPPSPADYGAMVARVTKDWDVTLMFEPGRVIAGNTGVLLTEVLWVKPGATNPFVIVDAAMNDLARPALYDAYHDFVAVKPTGEQMTASIVGPVCETGDTFARDRVIDTVESGDLAVFRTAGAYGATMASTYNSRSLVPEVLVDGDRYIKVADRIAASTIMAAERVPDWID; from the coding sequence GTGGACCATTTTGAATTGCGTGACGGCGTCCTCCACGCCGAAGATATTCCGCTGCCCCGCATTGCCGAGGAAATCGGTACCCCCGTCTATGTCTATTCGCGCGCGACGCTCGAACGCCATGCCCAGGTGTTCGCCGACGCGCTGAAGGACATTCCGCGGAAGCACATCGCCTTCGCGATCAAGTGCAACCCCAACCTTGGCGTGCTGCGTGTCCTCGCGCGGCAGGGCTATGGTGCCGACGTCGTCTCGGGCGGCGAGCTCGAACGCGCGCTCGCCTCCGGCATGGCGCCGCAGGACATCGTCTTCTCGGGCGTCGGCAAGACGCGCGCCGAGCTGGCCCAGGGTCTCGATCGCGGCATCGGCCAGTTCAACATCGAGCATGAGCCCGAGGGTGTCGCGCTCGCCGAAATCGCGCTGGCAAAGGAAATGACGGCGCCCGCGGTGCTGCGCGTCAATCCCGACGTCGATGCGGGCACGCACGCGAAGATCTCGACCGGCAAGGCCGAGAACAAGTTCGGCGTCGGCATCGACGCCGCGCCCGATATCTTCGGCCGCCTCGCCGCGCTTCCCGGCCTCCAGATGCGCGGCGTCGCGCTTCATATCGGCAGCCAGCTGACCAGCCTCGACCCGCTCGAGGCGGCGTTCGAGCGCGTCGGCCGCCTCGTCGCCGACCTCCGCGCCGCCGGACACAGCATCACCCATGTCGATCTCGGCGGCGGGCTCGGTGTGCCCTACCGGCCCGAGGATAATCCGCCGAGCCCGGCCGACTATGGTGCCATGGTGGCGCGCGTGACGAAGGACTGGGACGTTACCCTGATGTTCGAACCGGGCCGCGTCATTGCGGGCAACACCGGCGTGCTGCTGACCGAGGTGCTGTGGGTCAAGCCCGGCGCGACCAACCCGTTCGTCATCGTCGACGCTGCGATGAACGACCTCGCGCGCCCGGCGCTCTACGACGCGTATCATGATTTCGTCGCGGTGAAGCCGACGGGCGAACAGATGACGGCATCGATCGTTGGGCCCGTATGCGAAACCGGCGACACCTTCGCGCGCGATCGCGTGATCGACACGGTGGAGTCGGGCGACCTCGCGGTGTTCCGCACCGCGGGGGCCTATGGCGCGACGATGGCGTCGACCTACAACAGCCGCAGCCTCGTTCCCGAGGTACTCGTCGACGGCGACCGCTATATCAAGGTCGCCGACCGCATCGCCGCCTCGACGATCATGGCCGCCGAGCGCGTCCCCGACTGGATCGACTGA
- a CDS encoding transposase codes for MPQLIDPPAGPEYDLAEVVARLDERGVDLTDEASLAKCADLLAGLSRNRDFLAERVIAELKASYVDQLATSRYSAQVFLLHRSRRGFFLRANLWPAATDAACVASGPAAFAYGLPHDHNFHFLTVGYRGPGYISDYYEYDAEAVDGCLGEPLNLHFVERSRLEEGKMMLYRAHRDIHSQLPPESLSVSLNIMDEGEHIPWRDQYIVDLEYGTIARRPTLTPGEMLLRCAVHLSDNGRDVAEQFAKAHPVPRVRANAIAALAAIADDRMAILERGLSDPDARVRDDCRRWLAR; via the coding sequence GTGCCTCAGTTGATCGACCCGCCCGCCGGCCCGGAATATGATCTTGCCGAAGTCGTCGCGCGCCTCGACGAACGGGGCGTCGATCTGACCGACGAAGCCAGCCTCGCAAAATGCGCCGACCTTCTCGCCGGCCTGTCGCGGAACCGCGATTTTCTCGCCGAGCGTGTCATCGCCGAACTCAAGGCAAGCTATGTCGATCAGCTTGCCACGAGCCGCTATTCGGCGCAGGTCTTTCTTCTCCACCGCAGTCGGCGCGGCTTCTTTCTCCGCGCCAATCTCTGGCCTGCCGCGACCGACGCAGCCTGTGTCGCAAGCGGCCCGGCGGCCTTCGCTTACGGTCTTCCCCACGACCATAATTTCCACTTTCTCACCGTCGGCTATCGAGGCCCCGGCTATATCAGCGACTATTACGAATATGACGCGGAAGCGGTGGACGGCTGCCTTGGCGAGCCGTTGAATCTCCATTTCGTCGAGCGCAGCCGGCTGGAGGAGGGCAAGATGATGCTCTATCGCGCCCACCGGGACATCCACAGCCAGCTTCCGCCGGAAAGCCTCTCGGTCAGCCTCAATATCATGGACGAGGGCGAGCACATCCCGTGGCGCGATCAATATATCGTCGATCTCGAATATGGCACGATCGCCAGGCGGCCGACGCTGACCCCCGGCGAAATGCTTCTCCGCTGCGCCGTCCACCTCTCCGACAATGGCCGGGACGTCGCCGAGCAGTTTGCAAAGGCGCATCCGGTGCCGCGCGTCCGCGCCAATGCGATCGCGGCGCTGGCGGCAATCGCCGACGACCGGATGGCGATATTGGAACGCGGGCTGAGCGATCCCGATGCACGCGTGCGCGACGATTGCCGGCGCTGGCTCGCGCGATAG
- a CDS encoding ATP-binding protein, with amino-acid sequence MEAAVMAEGGATKFELKFSHHVIEHLGLKLYQNKPTNVIAELVSNSWDAGAKVVNIDMSVSDDRDSRFVAVSDNGSGMTATELAENYLVIGKPKRRVRGERYAMGRKGIGKLAPFGIANTIDVVTVSGGQATWIKLPLPALLQEGDATAPTEIATYEPRVVLQNSPLADAPFSEDKTGQIEKFSTFIGSGSGTLILLTNLSLIRPISKENIIEGMGRRFTVTLNREDFSVFVNGDKIEDDTSLPKFEFRIPKTGFSVENIGGNQVRYWVGFVKVASWPSDEAGVGVYAHGKIAQDRPFTFGVKGREIFTRYMYAVVEADFLDEQNEDVISTDRSSIDWDNPIALQLYEWGAKNLRLWIEEYRVFRSGDEERRIQELVESKISQGELPKIRDDEKAILSKLLAEVTPSLPKHDGSDEKVTAAVMKAYLHVPTRTLLKRLWSSYSKDGSAEAGEFLGVVEKIADAAIPEALSIAVTFAERAYAISCLSDYQHSRGEPEMQKLLERFPWIIQPGYEKLTANQQLKTLVMEAAKRGLSPSRVDLSNPVDEETKPDFVFYSDLEKAQIVVVELKTPRDDLTLSNREQLASYLTYLEQQYPSSKIEGILVGSNGKGLEPKRDDLRIMSWADVLNESRRGHVDMLAAMLKTADPDPDDARIQQIIEFGGPDVWRALERVATNDEHLSNLLKERG; translated from the coding sequence ATGGAGGCTGCGGTCATGGCGGAAGGTGGCGCCACGAAATTCGAATTGAAGTTCAGCCATCATGTGATCGAGCACCTCGGGCTCAAGCTGTATCAAAATAAGCCCACGAACGTTATCGCCGAGTTGGTATCCAACTCGTGGGATGCCGGCGCGAAAGTCGTCAACATCGATATGTCGGTCAGTGACGACCGCGATAGCCGCTTCGTTGCTGTATCGGACAACGGCTCTGGCATGACCGCCACTGAGCTCGCTGAAAATTACTTGGTGATTGGGAAGCCGAAGCGACGTGTCCGTGGCGAGCGTTATGCGATGGGACGGAAGGGCATCGGAAAATTGGCTCCCTTCGGGATCGCAAATACGATTGATGTCGTAACAGTATCAGGCGGACAGGCCACATGGATTAAGCTGCCTCTGCCAGCTCTTCTTCAGGAAGGAGACGCGACAGCCCCGACCGAGATTGCTACCTACGAGCCAAGGGTGGTGCTCCAGAATAGCCCGTTGGCTGATGCCCCCTTCTCAGAAGACAAGACCGGACAAATCGAAAAATTCTCGACCTTTATAGGAAGCGGATCCGGAACCCTTATACTTCTTACGAATCTTTCGCTTATTAGACCGATATCTAAAGAAAATATCATAGAGGGAATGGGGCGAAGGTTTACGGTAACTTTAAATCGGGAAGATTTTTCTGTTTTTGTAAACGGTGATAAAATTGAGGATGATACTTCTCTACCAAAATTTGAGTTTAGAATACCTAAAACTGGATTCTCAGTAGAAAATATTGGAGGGAATCAGGTAAGGTACTGGGTTGGTTTTGTTAAAGTAGCGTCATGGCCCAGTGATGAAGCTGGCGTCGGTGTCTATGCTCATGGGAAAATAGCTCAAGACCGTCCTTTCACTTTTGGCGTAAAGGGTCGGGAGATATTTACGAGGTATATGTATGCTGTTGTAGAAGCAGATTTCTTGGACGAGCAAAATGAAGATGTGATCTCTACCGATCGGAGTTCGATCGATTGGGATAATCCCATAGCGTTGCAACTCTACGAATGGGGCGCAAAGAACTTACGTCTGTGGATTGAGGAGTATCGTGTATTTCGGTCAGGCGATGAAGAGCGCCGAATACAGGAGCTTGTTGAATCGAAAATTTCGCAAGGCGAACTTCCCAAGATTCGCGATGATGAGAAGGCCATACTTTCTAAGCTTCTAGCTGAGGTGACGCCATCGCTACCGAAACACGATGGGTCTGATGAAAAAGTCACAGCGGCGGTTATGAAAGCCTACCTCCATGTGCCCACCCGTACGTTGTTGAAACGTTTGTGGTCGAGCTATTCTAAAGATGGCAGCGCTGAAGCGGGCGAGTTTCTTGGGGTCGTCGAGAAGATAGCCGACGCGGCGATTCCTGAAGCGCTGTCGATAGCCGTCACATTTGCTGAGCGGGCTTATGCGATCTCCTGCTTGTCAGACTATCAGCACAGCCGCGGTGAGCCGGAAATGCAGAAGCTCTTGGAGCGATTTCCTTGGATTATTCAACCGGGATATGAAAAATTAACAGCAAATCAGCAGCTTAAGACTCTCGTGATGGAGGCGGCGAAGAGGGGCCTTTCTCCTTCGCGGGTTGATCTAAGTAATCCGGTTGATGAGGAAACAAAGCCGGATTTCGTTTTTTATAGCGATCTTGAAAAGGCGCAAATTGTCGTTGTGGAATTGAAAACCCCTCGGGATGATTTGACGCTGTCTAATCGAGAACAGCTTGCTTCATATCTGACGTATTTGGAGCAGCAGTATCCGAGCAGCAAAATCGAAGGTATCTTGGTCGGATCGAATGGGAAGGGGCTTGAACCCAAGCGAGATGATTTGCGTATCATGTCGTGGGCCGATGTTCTTAACGAATCTCGTCGAGGCCATGTCGACATGCTAGCTGCCATGTTGAAGACGGCGGACCCTGATCCTGATGACGCAAGGATTCAACAAATAATCGAGTTTGGCGGGCCTGATGTATGGCGAGCTCTAGAGAGAGTGGCAACCAACGATGAGCATCTATCTAACCTCTTGAAAGAAAGAGGTTGA
- a CDS encoding helix-turn-helix transcriptional regulator: MRNVPLSPATPGATPLDILPHDDAMLSTAESFGERLARLRKAAGFTQGDLAEQLGVSMTSVCYWEQDRSRPKHARIKALADALDVDEAELLAPARAPSAPHDFQHLVARARTEIAHAAGIEPAKVKIVIEI, translated from the coding sequence TTGCGTAACGTTCCCCTGTCTCCCGCTACTCCCGGCGCCACCCCGCTGGATATCCTGCCGCACGACGATGCCATGCTGTCCACCGCCGAGAGCTTCGGCGAGCGTCTCGCGCGCCTGCGCAAGGCGGCGGGCTTCACGCAGGGCGATCTCGCCGAACAGCTCGGGGTCAGCATGACCTCGGTCTGCTATTGGGAGCAGGACCGTTCGCGCCCCAAACACGCGCGGATCAAGGCGCTGGCCGACGCGCTCGACGTCGACGAGGCCGAACTCCTCGCTCCGGCCCGCGCCCCCTCGGCCCCGCACGACTTCCAGCACCTCGTCGCCCGCGCCCGCACCGAAATCGCCCACGCCGCCGGCATCGAGCCCGCAAAGGTCAAGATCGTCATCGAGATCTGA
- a CDS encoding bifunctional precorrin-2 dehydrogenase/sirohydrochlorin ferrochelatase has protein sequence MEQLPLFLNLRGRTVVLVGEGEAADAKARLITRAGGRIVPAWEEGASLAFVALDEGAEAAAAGLRARGLLVNVVDRPDLCDFTTPAIVDRAPVTIAIGTGGASAGLAKAIRQRIEALLPSRLGALATGLHAARGAMKARWPAAADRRRAIDAALATGGALDPLGADAADGVDNWLAGDIPVALARLETIRPTGADPDDLTLRAARLLGEADHIFHAATVPEAILDRARADAVRHIADAPPADPPPGLSLWIEPISL, from the coding sequence ATGGAGCAGCTTCCTCTCTTCCTGAACCTGCGCGGCCGCACGGTCGTGCTGGTCGGGGAGGGGGAGGCTGCCGATGCCAAGGCGCGGCTGATCACGCGCGCGGGCGGGCGGATCGTCCCGGCATGGGAGGAGGGCGCGAGCCTCGCCTTCGTCGCGCTCGATGAGGGCGCCGAAGCCGCCGCCGCCGGGCTTCGCGCGCGCGGGCTGCTCGTCAACGTCGTCGACCGTCCCGACCTCTGCGACTTCACCACCCCCGCGATCGTCGACCGCGCGCCCGTCACGATCGCGATCGGCACCGGCGGCGCTTCGGCGGGCCTCGCGAAAGCGATCCGCCAGCGCATCGAGGCGCTGCTGCCCTCGCGTCTCGGCGCGCTCGCGACCGGGCTCCATGCCGCGCGCGGGGCAATGAAAGCGCGGTGGCCCGCCGCGGCCGACCGTCGCCGTGCGATCGACGCGGCGCTGGCAACGGGCGGGGCGCTCGATCCGCTTGGTGCAGATGCTGCCGACGGGGTCGACAACTGGTTGGCCGGAGACATTCCGGTTGCACTCGCGCGCCTTGAAACGATCCGGCCGACCGGCGCCGACCCCGACGACCTGACCCTCCGTGCGGCGCGCCTGCTTGGCGAGGCCGATCATATCTTCCACGCGGCGACTGTTCCGGAGGCTATCCTCGACCGCGCGCGTGCCGACGCAGTGCGCCATATCGCCGACGCGCCGCCCGCCGATCCGCCCCCGGGCCTGTCGCTCTGGATCGAACCGATCAGCCTTTAG